The DNA region GTCGGGAGCGCGGAGGGGAGGACGTCGAGCTTCGGGTTCACGGGGAGCCTTGCGGTGCGGGAGCGGCGCGAACCTACCTCGCCCACCCCCGCAGCACCATCGGGCGGGGGCTCGGCCGGTGCAACGCCCGCCGCCCCCGCCGGATTCCCGCCCGAGGTCCGCGCCGGCCTCAGGCCGCCCGGGCGGCCTCCGAGGCCGCCGCCTCGACGCGCCGGACGCGCGCGAGCGCGTCCCAGGTGTACGCCGCCAGCGAGGCCCAGATGCACCCGAAGGCGACGGCGTGGGTGCGGGTGAACGGCTCCCGGAACAGTGCGACGGCCATCAGGAACTGGATCGTCGGCGTGACGTACTGGACGAGCCCCATGGTCGAGAGGCGCAGGCTCCGGACGCCGATCGCGAACCAGACCAGCGGCACCGTGGTGACCGGGCCGGCCGCGACGAGGAGCGCGGTGCGCCAGGCGCCGTGGCCGAAGGCGCCCTCGCCGCCGGCGCCGCGCAGCACGAGGTAGGCGAGCGCCACCGGGGCGAGCAGCGCGGTCTCGGCCAGGAGGCCGCCGATGGGATCGATGCCGGCCCGCTTGCGGAGCAGGCCGTAGAGGCCGAACGAGAGCGCGAGGCTGAGCGGCAGCCAGGGCACCGTCCCGAGCCGCACCACCAGGACCGCCACGCCGGCGCCGGCCAGCGCCACCGCGAACGCCTGCACGCGCGAGAGGCGCTCGCGCAGGAACGCCATCCCGAGCAGCACGTTGACGAGCGGGTTCACGAAGTACCCGAGGCTCGCCTCCAGCACGCGCCCGGCGTTGACCGCCCAGATGTAGATGAGCCAGTTCGCCGCGATGAGCACCGCGGTCACCGCGAGCACGCCGCGCCGGCCGGGCCGGAGCGCGTCGCGGAGCAGGGGGGTCCGCCCGCCCAGGAACACGATCCCGGCGAGCAGGACCACCGACCAGAGCACCCGGTGCGCCAGGATCTCGGGGGCGGGGACGCCGTGCAGCGCCTTGAAGTAGAGGGGGAACGCGCCCCACAGCAGGTAGGCGGCGAGCGCGTAGGCGAGGCCTCGGGACCGGGGTTCCACGGGGCGGCATCCTAAGGCCCTGCGCGGGAAGGCGCACCGGATTCCCCCCTCCGGCCTGTCCGCACGGCGGCCCGGAGGTTAGGATCCCCTGCGGACCTCCAGGAAAGAGGGGACGCGATGCCGAACGCGGACTGGAAGCGGATCTGCTGCCCCATCGACTTCTCCGACGCCTCGCGCGCGGCGATGGAGGTCGCCGCGGACCTGGCCCGGCGGAACGCGGGCTCGCTCACGCTCCTCCACGCCTACCCGGTGCCCGGCTACACGTTCCCCGACGGCTCGGTGGTGGCGAGCCCGAAGATGATGCAGGACCTGGCCGAGCAGGCGAAGCGGCACCTCGACGAGTGGCGCCGCGAGGCCGAGGCGCTGGGCGCGCCCGCCGTGGACACCGCCACGGCGGTGGGCGAGCCGGCCACCGAGATCGTGGGGTGGGCGGCGGACCAGCGCGCCGACGTGCTGGTGCTCGGGACGCACGGGCGCACCGGCCTGGAGCACGCGCTCATGGGCTCGATCGCGGAGCGGGTGGTGCGCCGCGCGCGCTGTCCGGTCGTCACCGTGCACCCGCACGGTCCGGCGAAGTAGGGGAGGGCGGCGGACGGCGCCGCCCGGGGAGACGCATGGCCGACCTCGTCACCGAGTACATGGGGCTCGCGCTGCCGAGCCCGGTCGTGCTCGCCTCGTCCGCCCTGTCGAACCGGGTGGAGAACCTGCAGGCGGCGGAGGCGCACGGCGCCGGCGCGGTGGTGCTCCGCTCGCTGTTCGAGGAGCAGCTCGAGGCGCCCGGCGCGACCATCGCCGCGGCGCTCGACGGCGCGGCCTGGGCGAGCCCCGACGTGCGCGCCCACTTCCCGCCGCAGCGGGTCGGGCCGCACGAGTACCTGTCGCTCGTCGAGCGCGCCAAGCGCGCGCTGGAGATCCCGGTCATCGCCAGCCTGAACGGCTCGGCCGCCGGCGGCTGGACCGAGTTCGCCCGCGACATCGAGCAGGCCGGCGCCGACGCGCTCGAGCTGAACCTCTACGCG from Anaeromyxobacter dehalogenans 2CP-C includes:
- the rarD gene encoding EamA family transporter RarD, with amino-acid sequence MEPRSRGLAYALAAYLLWGAFPLYFKALHGVPAPEILAHRVLWSVVLLAGIVFLGGRTPLLRDALRPGRRGVLAVTAVLIAANWLIYIWAVNAGRVLEASLGYFVNPLVNVLLGMAFLRERLSRVQAFAVALAGAGVAVLVVRLGTVPWLPLSLALSFGLYGLLRKRAGIDPIGGLLAETALLAPVALAYLVLRGAGGEGAFGHGAWRTALLVAAGPVTTVPLVWFAIGVRSLRLSTMGLVQYVTPTIQFLMAVALFREPFTRTHAVAFGCIWASLAAYTWDALARVRRVEAAASEAARAA
- a CDS encoding universal stress protein, translating into MPNADWKRICCPIDFSDASRAAMEVAADLARRNAGSLTLLHAYPVPGYTFPDGSVVASPKMMQDLAEQAKRHLDEWRREAEALGAPAVDTATAVGEPATEIVGWAADQRADVLVLGTHGRTGLEHALMGSIAERVVRRARCPVVTVHPHGPAK